One window from the genome of Canis lupus dingo isolate Sandy chromosome 15, ASM325472v2, whole genome shotgun sequence encodes:
- the TLR2 gene encoding toll-like receptor 2 isoform X2, whose protein sequence is MTGNDREGADARLDHWTMSRVLWTLWVLGAVTNLSKEEAPDQSSSLSCDPTGVCDGRSRSLNSMPSGLTAAVRSLDLSNNEITYIGNSDLRDCVNLKALRLESNGINTIEEESFFSLWSLEHLDLSYNLLSNLSSSWFRPLSSLKFLNLLGNPYKSLGETPLFSQLTNLRILKVGNIYSFTEIQDKDFAGLTFLEELEIDASNLQRYEPKSLKSIQNISYLALRMKQPVLLVEIFVDLSSSLKHLELRDTHLDTFHFSEASINETHTLVKKWTFRNVKVTDRSFTEVVRLLNYVSGVLEVEFEDCTLYGLGDFDIPDVDKIKNIGQIETLTVRRLHIPHFYSFYDMSSIYSLTEDVKRITVESSKVFLVPCSLSQHLKSLEYLDLSDNLMVEEYLRNSACQHAWPLLQTLILRQNRLKSLEKTGETLLTLKNLVNLDISKNNYLSMPETCQWPEKLKCLNLSDTRMQSITRCIPQTLEILDVSNNNLESFSLILPQLKELSISRNKLKTLPDASFLPTLQIMRISRNTINAFSKEQLDSFHRLQTLEAGGNNFLCSCEFLSFTQEQQALAGLLVGWPEDYLCHSPSYVRGQRVGTARLPASECHRTALVAAVCCVLLLLVLLTAGACHHFHGLWYLRMLWAWLQAKRKPRKAPSRDVCYDAFVSYSEHDSYWVENLLVQKLEHFNPPFKLCLHKRDFIPGKWIIDNIIDSIEKSHKTIFVLSENFVKSEWCKYELDFSHFRLFDENNDAAILILLEPIEKKAIPQRFCKLRKIMNTKTYLEWPTDDAQQEGFWLNLRTAIKS, encoded by the exons ATGACGGGGAACGACCGGGAAGGAGCCGACGCAAG GTTGGATCACTGGACAATGTCACGTGTTTTGTGGACATTGTGGGTTTTGGGGGCTGTAACCAACCTCTCCAAGGAAGAGGCCCCTGACCAGTCTTCTTCTCTGTCCTGTGACCCCACTGGTGTCTGCGATGGCCGCTCCAGATCTTTGAACTCCATGCCCTCAGGGCTCACAGCAGCTGTGAGAAGCCTTGACCTCTCCAACAATGAGATCACCTACATTGGCAACAGTGACCTTCGGGATTGTGTGAACCTCAAGGCTCTGAGGCTGGAGTCTAATGGAATTAACACAATAgaggaagaatcttttttttccctgtggagTCTTGAACATTTGGACTTATCTTATAACCTCTTATCTAACTTATCATCCTCCTGGTTCAGGCCCCTTTCTTCATTGAAGTTCTTAAACCTACTGGGAAATCCTTACAAATCACTTGGGGAAACACCTCTTTTTTCTCAGCTCACAAATCTAAGAATTCTGAAAGTAGGAAATATCTACAGCTTCACTGAGATTCAGGATAAGGATTTTGCTGGGCTAACCTTTCTTGAGGAACTGGAGATCGATGCTTCAAATCTCCAGAGGTATGAGCCAAAGAGTTTGAAATCGATTCAGAACATCAGCTATCTGGCCCTCCGTATGAAGCAGCCTGTTTTACTGGTGGAGATTTTTGTAGATCTTTCCAGTTCCTTGAAACATTTAGAACTGAGAGATACTCATTTGGACACTTTCCACTTTTCAGAGGCATCCATCAATGAAACACATACGTTGGTTAAAAAGTGGACATTTAGAAATGTGAAAGTCACCGATAGAAGTTTTACTGAGGTTGTGAGACTGTTGAATTATGTTTCTGGAGTGTTAGAAGTAGAGTTTGAGGACTGTACCCTTTATGGGCTCGGTGATTTTGACATACCTGATgtggacaaaattaaaaatataggtcAGATAGAGACACTAACAGTACGGAGGTTGCATATTCCACACTTTTACTCATTTTACGATATGAGTAGTATATATTCACTTACAGAAGATGTTAAAAGAATCACAGTAGAAAGCAGTAAGGTCTTTCTGGTTCCTTGCTCACTTTCACAACATTTAAAATCCCTAGAATATTTGGATCTCAGCGACAATTTAATGGTTGAAGAATACTTGAGAAACTCAGCCTGTCAGCATGCTTGGCCCCTCCTGCAAACCTTAATTTTAAGGCAAAATCGTTTGAAATCCTTAGAGAAAACTGGAGAAACTTTGCTTACTTTGAAAAACCTGGTGAACCTTGATATTAGTAAGAATAATTATCTTTCTATGCCTGAAACTTGTCAGTGGCCAGAAAAGCTGAAATGTTTGAACTTATCCGACACAAGAATGCAAAGTATAACCCGTTGCATCCCTCAGACACTGGAAATTTTAGATGTTAGCAATAATAATCTCGAGTCATTTTCCCTGATTTTGCCACAACTTAAAGAACTTTCTATTTCCAGAAATAAGTTGAAGACTCTACCAGATGCCTCCTTCTTACCCACCTTACAAATTATGAGAATCAGCAGAAACACAATAAACGCTTTCTCGAAGGAGCAACTGGATTCCTTTCACAGGCTGCAGACCCTGGAGGCCGGTGGCAACAACTTCCTTTGCTCCTGTGAATTCCTGTCTTTCACTCAGGAGCAGCAGGCCCTGGCCGGGCTCCTGGTCGGCTGGCCAGAGGACTACCTGTGCCACTCCCCCTCCTACGTGCGGGGCCAGCGGGTTGGGACCGCCCGGCTCCCGGCTTCTGAGTGCCACCGGACAGCTCTGGTGGCCGCCGTGTGCTGTGTCTTGCTCCTGCTGGTCCTGCTCACGGCGGGGGCGTGCCACCATTTCCACGGGCTGTGGTACCTGAGAATGCTGTGGGCCTGGCTCCAGGCCAAAAGGAAGCCCAGGAAAGCCCCCTCCAGGGACGTCTGTTATGACGCCTTTGTGTCTTACAGTGAGCATGATTCCTACTGGGTGGAGAACCTTCTGGTCCAGAAGCTGGAGCACTTCAATCCCCCGTTCAAGTTGTGCCTTCACAAGCGGGACTTTATTCCCGGCAAGTGGATTATTGACAATATCATTGACTCCATCGAGAAGAGCCACAAAACCATCTTTGTGCTTTCTGAAAACTTCGTGAAGAGCGAGTGGTGCAAGTACGAGCTGGACTTCTCCCATTTTCGCCTCTTTGATGAGAACAACGATGCTGCCATCCTCATTCTTCTGGAGCCCATTGAGAAAAAGGCCATCCCCCAGCGATTCTGTAAGCTGCGGAAGATAATGAACACCAAGACGTACCTGGAGTGGCCCACCGATGATGCTCAGCAGGAAGGGTTTTGGTTAAATTTGAGAACAGCAATAAAATCCTAG
- the TLR2 gene encoding toll-like receptor 2 isoform X1 has product MSRVLWTLWVLGAVTNLSKEEAPDQSSSLSCDPTGVCDGRSRSLNSMPSGLTAAVRSLDLSNNEITYIGNSDLRDCVNLKALRLESNGINTIEEESFFSLWSLEHLDLSYNLLSNLSSSWFRPLSSLKFLNLLGNPYKSLGETPLFSQLTNLRILKVGNIYSFTEIQDKDFAGLTFLEELEIDASNLQRYEPKSLKSIQNISYLALRMKQPVLLVEIFVDLSSSLKHLELRDTHLDTFHFSEASINETHTLVKKWTFRNVKVTDRSFTEVVRLLNYVSGVLEVEFEDCTLYGLGDFDIPDVDKIKNIGQIETLTVRRLHIPHFYSFYDMSSIYSLTEDVKRITVESSKVFLVPCSLSQHLKSLEYLDLSDNLMVEEYLRNSACQHAWPLLQTLILRQNRLKSLEKTGETLLTLKNLVNLDISKNNYLSMPETCQWPEKLKCLNLSDTRMQSITRCIPQTLEILDVSNNNLESFSLILPQLKELSISRNKLKTLPDASFLPTLQIMRISRNTINAFSKEQLDSFHRLQTLEAGGNNFLCSCEFLSFTQEQQALAGLLVGWPEDYLCHSPSYVRGQRVGTARLPASECHRTALVAAVCCVLLLLVLLTAGACHHFHGLWYLRMLWAWLQAKRKPRKAPSRDVCYDAFVSYSEHDSYWVENLLVQKLEHFNPPFKLCLHKRDFIPGKWIIDNIIDSIEKSHKTIFVLSENFVKSEWCKYELDFSHFRLFDENNDAAILILLEPIEKKAIPQRFCKLRKIMNTKTYLEWPTDDAQQEGFWLNLRTAIKS; this is encoded by the coding sequence ATGTCACGTGTTTTGTGGACATTGTGGGTTTTGGGGGCTGTAACCAACCTCTCCAAGGAAGAGGCCCCTGACCAGTCTTCTTCTCTGTCCTGTGACCCCACTGGTGTCTGCGATGGCCGCTCCAGATCTTTGAACTCCATGCCCTCAGGGCTCACAGCAGCTGTGAGAAGCCTTGACCTCTCCAACAATGAGATCACCTACATTGGCAACAGTGACCTTCGGGATTGTGTGAACCTCAAGGCTCTGAGGCTGGAGTCTAATGGAATTAACACAATAgaggaagaatcttttttttccctgtggagTCTTGAACATTTGGACTTATCTTATAACCTCTTATCTAACTTATCATCCTCCTGGTTCAGGCCCCTTTCTTCATTGAAGTTCTTAAACCTACTGGGAAATCCTTACAAATCACTTGGGGAAACACCTCTTTTTTCTCAGCTCACAAATCTAAGAATTCTGAAAGTAGGAAATATCTACAGCTTCACTGAGATTCAGGATAAGGATTTTGCTGGGCTAACCTTTCTTGAGGAACTGGAGATCGATGCTTCAAATCTCCAGAGGTATGAGCCAAAGAGTTTGAAATCGATTCAGAACATCAGCTATCTGGCCCTCCGTATGAAGCAGCCTGTTTTACTGGTGGAGATTTTTGTAGATCTTTCCAGTTCCTTGAAACATTTAGAACTGAGAGATACTCATTTGGACACTTTCCACTTTTCAGAGGCATCCATCAATGAAACACATACGTTGGTTAAAAAGTGGACATTTAGAAATGTGAAAGTCACCGATAGAAGTTTTACTGAGGTTGTGAGACTGTTGAATTATGTTTCTGGAGTGTTAGAAGTAGAGTTTGAGGACTGTACCCTTTATGGGCTCGGTGATTTTGACATACCTGATgtggacaaaattaaaaatataggtcAGATAGAGACACTAACAGTACGGAGGTTGCATATTCCACACTTTTACTCATTTTACGATATGAGTAGTATATATTCACTTACAGAAGATGTTAAAAGAATCACAGTAGAAAGCAGTAAGGTCTTTCTGGTTCCTTGCTCACTTTCACAACATTTAAAATCCCTAGAATATTTGGATCTCAGCGACAATTTAATGGTTGAAGAATACTTGAGAAACTCAGCCTGTCAGCATGCTTGGCCCCTCCTGCAAACCTTAATTTTAAGGCAAAATCGTTTGAAATCCTTAGAGAAAACTGGAGAAACTTTGCTTACTTTGAAAAACCTGGTGAACCTTGATATTAGTAAGAATAATTATCTTTCTATGCCTGAAACTTGTCAGTGGCCAGAAAAGCTGAAATGTTTGAACTTATCCGACACAAGAATGCAAAGTATAACCCGTTGCATCCCTCAGACACTGGAAATTTTAGATGTTAGCAATAATAATCTCGAGTCATTTTCCCTGATTTTGCCACAACTTAAAGAACTTTCTATTTCCAGAAATAAGTTGAAGACTCTACCAGATGCCTCCTTCTTACCCACCTTACAAATTATGAGAATCAGCAGAAACACAATAAACGCTTTCTCGAAGGAGCAACTGGATTCCTTTCACAGGCTGCAGACCCTGGAGGCCGGTGGCAACAACTTCCTTTGCTCCTGTGAATTCCTGTCTTTCACTCAGGAGCAGCAGGCCCTGGCCGGGCTCCTGGTCGGCTGGCCAGAGGACTACCTGTGCCACTCCCCCTCCTACGTGCGGGGCCAGCGGGTTGGGACCGCCCGGCTCCCGGCTTCTGAGTGCCACCGGACAGCTCTGGTGGCCGCCGTGTGCTGTGTCTTGCTCCTGCTGGTCCTGCTCACGGCGGGGGCGTGCCACCATTTCCACGGGCTGTGGTACCTGAGAATGCTGTGGGCCTGGCTCCAGGCCAAAAGGAAGCCCAGGAAAGCCCCCTCCAGGGACGTCTGTTATGACGCCTTTGTGTCTTACAGTGAGCATGATTCCTACTGGGTGGAGAACCTTCTGGTCCAGAAGCTGGAGCACTTCAATCCCCCGTTCAAGTTGTGCCTTCACAAGCGGGACTTTATTCCCGGCAAGTGGATTATTGACAATATCATTGACTCCATCGAGAAGAGCCACAAAACCATCTTTGTGCTTTCTGAAAACTTCGTGAAGAGCGAGTGGTGCAAGTACGAGCTGGACTTCTCCCATTTTCGCCTCTTTGATGAGAACAACGATGCTGCCATCCTCATTCTTCTGGAGCCCATTGAGAAAAAGGCCATCCCCCAGCGATTCTGTAAGCTGCGGAAGATAATGAACACCAAGACGTACCTGGAGTGGCCCACCGATGATGCTCAGCAGGAAGGGTTTTGGTTAAATTTGAGAACAGCAATAAAATCCTAG